In Oncorhynchus kisutch isolate 150728-3 linkage group LG7, Okis_V2, whole genome shotgun sequence, one DNA window encodes the following:
- the heatr4 gene encoding HEAT repeat-containing protein 4 isoform X1, with protein MLAALKVVVLPGLCLEDTLSNMDLVKRTKSKVGCLQNLKGQKLYRQLLNNATCGLTFSKDVIWEMGSDSIPYSQADFHWLFSASGPLAPSPKPKITGIKSMKVIPLHHSPQDPAKNRGFRDPPSMLPELQISHLAPLTAKDSFTLPSHQGGLLDSFKRTGLRGVSNVYNCLEEASTGGREDRLKSCHWDEFVLKKLTKTTAQWIVSQQIPSQCQNKTRLQSLLRSQYGSASATDLVNEEPMCEEDFCSYQDLHKQTEKQQALQSSKAETPLPVYYRVQGYSLPPACSDEPGGMNQTANNVAVKHIETPQPPRLQDSLNPRAGSHVLHTENNFEQEIFSGIAKQVHQRDPRNHDRIIMDNNSEYQKNLQDFFPCGPDKWTKASAETMHNETQGWGINQINATPVKVRFYSLKFHWVGMRRVEKGTRRWLDLPTTADYATELGLRPPDYSGKDTEVPRQQPHYNPMAELSSLRYAVEGWRSAWKIKITWQSVTIEGLKRALKDLHYHVRLSAIATCASGAVNRPREKQHPTDAGQYGRVWDIQPVPQELQPLLLLALDDPVKRVQMAAAVCLYAMGTPDSRARVILCNALYQDSASVGADSWVAAQCLAVEGDYSRPVIQRLLSQHFVSEVHTDHKQSAALLASISSKTTLVRSLLAEELNCANWRTRLLACNTISQLKGPINKDLANKLIYLMWNDWSGNVKQAAAQALGKLGMGRDVHNELRMKLEEGPASWRVEALILIAHLQIMTAKLLPPFLKCFNDNFVAVRKQACLTAAALIMKYSMVLNQLIQLTQNDPAWEVKVVAISALGKIGCLTPSLQDHLLWALHHEEKPQVRIAACQALKILKVKGPELQNLLQERFVLEPHPQVHRHIQGLLKNYGYSIDGDRGMVHKIKDQVQRLCTKSIITDKVLLMEKLENMYQQQRKYLVNESRPDTTPISQLLQERYNRIKHCPSTVRPTHSSDSCDSVLL; from the exons ATGTTAGCAGCATTGAAGGTGGTGGTTCTTCCTGGATTATGTCTAG AGGATACATTAAGCAACATGGATTTGGTAAAACGCACCAAATCAAAGGTGGGCTGTCTACAAAATCTGAAAGGCCAGAAGCTCTACAGACAACTCCTCAACAATGCCACCTGCGGTCTCACCTTCTCCAAAGATGTTATATGGGAGATGGGGTCAGACAGTATACCTTACAGTCAAGCTGACTTCCACTGGCTTTTCAGTGCCTCTGGACCTCTGGCACCAAGTCCCAAGCCGAAGATCACAGGGATAAAATCAATGAAAGTTATCCCCCTTCATCATTCACCTCAGGATCCTGCCAAGAACAGAGGCTTCAGAGACCCTCCCTCTATGCTCCCTGAATTACAAATATCCCATCTTGCGCCATTGACTGCCAAAGACTCCTTTACACTCCCTAGTCACCAAGGGGGACTCTTGGATTCCTTTAAAAGGACAGGACTACGAGGAGTTTCTAATGTTTACAATTGTCTCGAGGAAGCATCTACAGGAGGCAGGGAGGACCGTTTAAAGAGCTGCCACTGGGATGAGTTTGTGCTAAAGAAGCTGACCAAAACCACAGCCCAGTGGATAGTGAGTCAACAGATTCCAAGCCAGTGCCAGAATAAGACTCGACTGCAGTCACTGCTGAGGAGTCAGTATGGTTCAGCCAGCGCCACAGATCTAGTCAATGAGGAGCCCATGTGTGAGGAGGATTTCTGCAGTTACCAAGATCTCCACAAGCAGACTGAGAAGCAGCAGGCTCTTCAGAGCAGCAAGGCTGAGACACCTCTTCCAGTATACTACAG GGTGCAGGGCTACTCTCTTCCCCCTGCATGTTCTGATGAGCCTGGGGGTATGAACCAGACTGCCAACAATGTAGCAGTCAAGCACATTGAAACCCCTCAACCTCCTCGTCTTCAGGATAGCCTCAACCCCCGTGCTGGAAGCCATGTCTTGCACACAGAGAATAACTTTGAACAGGAGATATTTTCTG GAATAGCCAAACAGGTACATCAGCGAGATCCACGGAACCACGATCGCATCATCATGGACAACAATTCAGAGTACCAAAAGAACCTTCAAGACTTTTTCCCCTGTGGTCCAGATAAGTGGACAAAGGCTTCAGCAGAAACCATGCACAATGAGACACAAGGTTGGGGCATTAACCAAATAAATGCAACCCCTGTTAAAGTACGATTTTACTCATTAAAATTCCATTGGGTAGGAATGCGACGGGTGGAGAAAGGTACTCGGCGGTGGCTGGACCTGCCTACCACTGCTGACTATGCCACAGAGTTGGGTCTGAGACCTCCTGACTACAGCGGGAAGGACACAGAGGTGCCCAGACAGCAACCCCACTACAACCCTATGGCCGAGCTCTCCTCCTTACGTTACgcagtggagggatggaggagtgccTGGAAGATCA AGATCACTTGGCAGAGTGTGACTATTGAAGGGTTGAAGAGGGCCCTTAAAGACCTGCACTACCACGTTCGCCTGTCAGCCATAGCCACTTGTGCATCAGGGGCAGTGAACAGACCGAGGGAAAAGCAACATCCCACAGATGCAG GTCAGTATGGCCGTGTGTGGGACATCCAGCCAGTTCCTCAGGAGCTCCAGCCTCTTCTTCTCCTAGCTCTGGACGACCCTGTGAAGAGAGTTCAGATGGCAGCAGCAGTGTGCCTGTATGCCATGGGGACGCCAGACTCCCGAGCCCGCGTAATCCTCTGCAATGCACTATATCAAG ACTCTGCAAGTGTAGGTGCAGACAGCTGGGTGGCAGCACAGTGCCTGGCCGTGGAGGGGGATTACAGTCGGCCAGTCATTCAGAGACTTCTCTCCCAGCACTTCGTCAGTGAGGTTCACACAGATCATAAACAGTCAGCCGCTCTACTTGCCAGCATCAGTAGCAAGACA ACTCTAGTTCGCTCTCTGCTGGCTGAGGAGTTGAATTGTGCCAACTGGAGGACCAGACTCTTGGCTTGCAACACTATCTCCCAATTGAAAGGACCAATTAATAAG GACCTTGCAAACAAGTTGATCTACCTGATGTGGAATGACTGGAGTGGTAACGTGAAGCAGGCTGCAGCCCAGGCCCTGGGGAAACTAGGAATGGGAAGAGATGTGCACAACGAGCTGAG AATGAAGCTTGAGGAAGGTCCCGCCTCCTGGAGGGTGGAGGCTCTCATCCTCATAGCTCATCTACAGATCATGACCGCCAAGCTGCTGCCACCCTTTCTGAAATGTTTCAATGACAACTTTGTGGCCGTGAGGAAACAGGCCTGTCTGACTGCTGCAGCTCTAATTATGAAGTACAGCATG GTCTTGAATCAGCTGATTCAGCTAACACAGAATGACCCAGCATGGGAGGTTAAAGTTGTTGCAATCAGTG CTTTAGGGAAGATAGGTTGCCTCACGCCGAGCCTCCAGGACCACCTCCTCTGGGCTTTACATCATGAGGAGAAACCCCAGGTACGCATCGCCGCCTGCCAGGCCCTAAAGATCCTTAAAGTGAAGGGACCAGAGCTGCAGAACCTCCTACAGGAGCGGTTTGTTCTGGAACCCCACCCCCAGGTCCATAG GCATATACAGGGGCTCCTCAAAAACTATGGCTACAGTATTGATGGAGACAGGGGCATGGTCCACAAAATCAAAGATCAG GTTCAGAGGCTATGCACCAAGAGCATCATCACAGACAAAGTGCTGTTGATGGAGAAGCTGGAGAACATGTACCAGCAACAGAGGAAGTATCTGGTAAATGAGAGCCGGCCGGACACTACACCAATATCACAGCTGCTGCAGGAACGCTACAACA GAATTAAACATTGCCCTTCCACAGTAAGGCCGACTCACTCCTCAGATTCCTGTGACTCAG TCCTCCTCTAA
- the heatr4 gene encoding HEAT repeat-containing protein 4 isoform X5, with protein MLAALKVVVLPGLCLEDTLSNMDLVKRTKSKVGCLQNLKGQKLYRQLLNNATCGLTFSKDVIWEMGSDSIPYSQADFHWLFSASGPLAPSPKPKITGIKSMKVIPLHHSPQDPAKNRGFRDPPSMLPELQISHLAPLTAKDSFTLPSHQGGLLDSFKRTGLRGVSNVYNCLEEASTGGREDRLKSCHWDEFVLKKLTKTTAQWIVSQQIPSQCQNKTRLQSLLRSQYGSASATDLVNEEPMCEEDFCSYQDLHKQTEKQQALQSSKAETPLPVYYRVQGYSLPPACSDEPGGMNQTANNVAVKHIETPQPPRLQDSLNPRAGSHVLHTENNFEQEIFSGIAKQVHQRDPRNHDRIIMDNNSEYQKNLQDFFPCGPDKWTKASAETMHNETQGMRRVEKGTRRWLDLPTTADYATELGLRPPDYSGKDTEVPRQQPHYNPMAELSSLRYAVEGWRSAWKIKITWQSVTIEGLKRALKDLHYHVRLSAIATCASGAVNRPREKQHPTDAGQYGRVWDIQPVPQELQPLLLLALDDPVKRVQMAAAVCLYAMGTPDSRARVILCNALYQDSASVGADSWVAAQCLAVEGDYSRPVIQRLLSQHFVSEVHTDHKQSAALLASISSKTTLVRSLLAEELNCANWRTRLLACNTISQLKGPINKDLANKLIYLMWNDWSGNVKQAAAQALGKLGMGRDVHNELRMKLEEGPASWRVEALILIAHLQIMTAKLLPPFLKCFNDNFVAVRKQACLTAAALIMKYSMVLNQLIQLTQNDPAWEVKVVAISALGKIGCLTPSLQDHLLWALHHEEKPQVRIAACQALKILKVKGPELQNLLQERFVLEPHPQVHRHIQGLLKNYGYSIDGDRGMVHKIKDQVQRLCTKSIITDKVLLMEKLENMYQQQRKYLVNESRPDTTPISQLLQERYNSE; from the exons ATGTTAGCAGCATTGAAGGTGGTGGTTCTTCCTGGATTATGTCTAG AGGATACATTAAGCAACATGGATTTGGTAAAACGCACCAAATCAAAGGTGGGCTGTCTACAAAATCTGAAAGGCCAGAAGCTCTACAGACAACTCCTCAACAATGCCACCTGCGGTCTCACCTTCTCCAAAGATGTTATATGGGAGATGGGGTCAGACAGTATACCTTACAGTCAAGCTGACTTCCACTGGCTTTTCAGTGCCTCTGGACCTCTGGCACCAAGTCCCAAGCCGAAGATCACAGGGATAAAATCAATGAAAGTTATCCCCCTTCATCATTCACCTCAGGATCCTGCCAAGAACAGAGGCTTCAGAGACCCTCCCTCTATGCTCCCTGAATTACAAATATCCCATCTTGCGCCATTGACTGCCAAAGACTCCTTTACACTCCCTAGTCACCAAGGGGGACTCTTGGATTCCTTTAAAAGGACAGGACTACGAGGAGTTTCTAATGTTTACAATTGTCTCGAGGAAGCATCTACAGGAGGCAGGGAGGACCGTTTAAAGAGCTGCCACTGGGATGAGTTTGTGCTAAAGAAGCTGACCAAAACCACAGCCCAGTGGATAGTGAGTCAACAGATTCCAAGCCAGTGCCAGAATAAGACTCGACTGCAGTCACTGCTGAGGAGTCAGTATGGTTCAGCCAGCGCCACAGATCTAGTCAATGAGGAGCCCATGTGTGAGGAGGATTTCTGCAGTTACCAAGATCTCCACAAGCAGACTGAGAAGCAGCAGGCTCTTCAGAGCAGCAAGGCTGAGACACCTCTTCCAGTATACTACAG GGTGCAGGGCTACTCTCTTCCCCCTGCATGTTCTGATGAGCCTGGGGGTATGAACCAGACTGCCAACAATGTAGCAGTCAAGCACATTGAAACCCCTCAACCTCCTCGTCTTCAGGATAGCCTCAACCCCCGTGCTGGAAGCCATGTCTTGCACACAGAGAATAACTTTGAACAGGAGATATTTTCTG GAATAGCCAAACAGGTACATCAGCGAGATCCACGGAACCACGATCGCATCATCATGGACAACAATTCAGAGTACCAAAAGAACCTTCAAGACTTTTTCCCCTGTGGTCCAGATAAGTGGACAAAGGCTTCAGCAGAAACCATGCACAATGAGACACAAG GAATGCGACGGGTGGAGAAAGGTACTCGGCGGTGGCTGGACCTGCCTACCACTGCTGACTATGCCACAGAGTTGGGTCTGAGACCTCCTGACTACAGCGGGAAGGACACAGAGGTGCCCAGACAGCAACCCCACTACAACCCTATGGCCGAGCTCTCCTCCTTACGTTACgcagtggagggatggaggagtgccTGGAAGATCA AGATCACTTGGCAGAGTGTGACTATTGAAGGGTTGAAGAGGGCCCTTAAAGACCTGCACTACCACGTTCGCCTGTCAGCCATAGCCACTTGTGCATCAGGGGCAGTGAACAGACCGAGGGAAAAGCAACATCCCACAGATGCAG GTCAGTATGGCCGTGTGTGGGACATCCAGCCAGTTCCTCAGGAGCTCCAGCCTCTTCTTCTCCTAGCTCTGGACGACCCTGTGAAGAGAGTTCAGATGGCAGCAGCAGTGTGCCTGTATGCCATGGGGACGCCAGACTCCCGAGCCCGCGTAATCCTCTGCAATGCACTATATCAAG ACTCTGCAAGTGTAGGTGCAGACAGCTGGGTGGCAGCACAGTGCCTGGCCGTGGAGGGGGATTACAGTCGGCCAGTCATTCAGAGACTTCTCTCCCAGCACTTCGTCAGTGAGGTTCACACAGATCATAAACAGTCAGCCGCTCTACTTGCCAGCATCAGTAGCAAGACA ACTCTAGTTCGCTCTCTGCTGGCTGAGGAGTTGAATTGTGCCAACTGGAGGACCAGACTCTTGGCTTGCAACACTATCTCCCAATTGAAAGGACCAATTAATAAG GACCTTGCAAACAAGTTGATCTACCTGATGTGGAATGACTGGAGTGGTAACGTGAAGCAGGCTGCAGCCCAGGCCCTGGGGAAACTAGGAATGGGAAGAGATGTGCACAACGAGCTGAG AATGAAGCTTGAGGAAGGTCCCGCCTCCTGGAGGGTGGAGGCTCTCATCCTCATAGCTCATCTACAGATCATGACCGCCAAGCTGCTGCCACCCTTTCTGAAATGTTTCAATGACAACTTTGTGGCCGTGAGGAAACAGGCCTGTCTGACTGCTGCAGCTCTAATTATGAAGTACAGCATG GTCTTGAATCAGCTGATTCAGCTAACACAGAATGACCCAGCATGGGAGGTTAAAGTTGTTGCAATCAGTG CTTTAGGGAAGATAGGTTGCCTCACGCCGAGCCTCCAGGACCACCTCCTCTGGGCTTTACATCATGAGGAGAAACCCCAGGTACGCATCGCCGCCTGCCAGGCCCTAAAGATCCTTAAAGTGAAGGGACCAGAGCTGCAGAACCTCCTACAGGAGCGGTTTGTTCTGGAACCCCACCCCCAGGTCCATAG GCATATACAGGGGCTCCTCAAAAACTATGGCTACAGTATTGATGGAGACAGGGGCATGGTCCACAAAATCAAAGATCAG GTTCAGAGGCTATGCACCAAGAGCATCATCACAGACAAAGTGCTGTTGATGGAGAAGCTGGAGAACATGTACCAGCAACAGAGGAAGTATCTGGTAAATGAGAGCCGGCCGGACACTACACCAATATCACAGCTGCTGCAGGAACGCTACAACAGTGAGTGA
- the heatr4 gene encoding HEAT repeat-containing protein 4 isoform X3 — protein MLAALKVVVLPGLCLEDTLSNMDLVKRTKSKVGCLQNLKGQKLYRQLLNNATCGLTFSKDVIWEMGSDSIPYSQADFHWLFSASGPLAPSPKPKITGIKSMKVIPLHHSPQDPAKNRGFRDPPSMLPELQISHLAPLTAKDSFTLPSHQGGLLDSFKRTGLRGVSNVYNCLEEASTGGREDRLKSCHWDEFVLKKLTKTTAQWIVSQQIPSQCQNKTRLQSLLRSQYGSASATDLVNEEPMCEEDFCSYQDLHKQTEKQQALQSSKAETPLPVYYRVQGYSLPPACSDEPGGMNQTANNVAVKHIETPQPPRLQDSLNPRAGSHVLHTENNFEQEIFSGIAKQVHQRDPRNHDRIIMDNNSEYQKNLQDFFPCGPDKWTKASAETMHNETQGMRRVEKGTRRWLDLPTTADYATELGLRPPDYSGKDTEVPRQQPHYNPMAELSSLRYAVEGWRSAWKIKITWQSVTIEGLKRALKDLHYHVRLSAIATCASGAVNRPREKQHPTDAGQYGRVWDIQPVPQELQPLLLLALDDPVKRVQMAAAVCLYAMGTPDSRARVILCNALYQDSASVGADSWVAAQCLAVEGDYSRPVIQRLLSQHFVSEVHTDHKQSAALLASISSKTTLVRSLLAEELNCANWRTRLLACNTISQLKGPINKDLANKLIYLMWNDWSGNVKQAAAQALGKLGMGRDVHNELRMKLEEGPASWRVEALILIAHLQIMTAKLLPPFLKCFNDNFVAVRKQACLTAAALIMKYSMVLNQLIQLTQNDPAWEVKVVAISALGKIGCLTPSLQDHLLWALHHEEKPQVRIAACQALKILKVKGPELQNLLQERFVLEPHPQVHRHIQGLLKNYGYSIDGDRGMVHKIKDQVQRLCTKSIITDKVLLMEKLENMYQQQRKYLVNESRPDTTPISQLLQERYNRIKHCPSTVRPTHSSDSCDSVLL, from the exons ATGTTAGCAGCATTGAAGGTGGTGGTTCTTCCTGGATTATGTCTAG AGGATACATTAAGCAACATGGATTTGGTAAAACGCACCAAATCAAAGGTGGGCTGTCTACAAAATCTGAAAGGCCAGAAGCTCTACAGACAACTCCTCAACAATGCCACCTGCGGTCTCACCTTCTCCAAAGATGTTATATGGGAGATGGGGTCAGACAGTATACCTTACAGTCAAGCTGACTTCCACTGGCTTTTCAGTGCCTCTGGACCTCTGGCACCAAGTCCCAAGCCGAAGATCACAGGGATAAAATCAATGAAAGTTATCCCCCTTCATCATTCACCTCAGGATCCTGCCAAGAACAGAGGCTTCAGAGACCCTCCCTCTATGCTCCCTGAATTACAAATATCCCATCTTGCGCCATTGACTGCCAAAGACTCCTTTACACTCCCTAGTCACCAAGGGGGACTCTTGGATTCCTTTAAAAGGACAGGACTACGAGGAGTTTCTAATGTTTACAATTGTCTCGAGGAAGCATCTACAGGAGGCAGGGAGGACCGTTTAAAGAGCTGCCACTGGGATGAGTTTGTGCTAAAGAAGCTGACCAAAACCACAGCCCAGTGGATAGTGAGTCAACAGATTCCAAGCCAGTGCCAGAATAAGACTCGACTGCAGTCACTGCTGAGGAGTCAGTATGGTTCAGCCAGCGCCACAGATCTAGTCAATGAGGAGCCCATGTGTGAGGAGGATTTCTGCAGTTACCAAGATCTCCACAAGCAGACTGAGAAGCAGCAGGCTCTTCAGAGCAGCAAGGCTGAGACACCTCTTCCAGTATACTACAG GGTGCAGGGCTACTCTCTTCCCCCTGCATGTTCTGATGAGCCTGGGGGTATGAACCAGACTGCCAACAATGTAGCAGTCAAGCACATTGAAACCCCTCAACCTCCTCGTCTTCAGGATAGCCTCAACCCCCGTGCTGGAAGCCATGTCTTGCACACAGAGAATAACTTTGAACAGGAGATATTTTCTG GAATAGCCAAACAGGTACATCAGCGAGATCCACGGAACCACGATCGCATCATCATGGACAACAATTCAGAGTACCAAAAGAACCTTCAAGACTTTTTCCCCTGTGGTCCAGATAAGTGGACAAAGGCTTCAGCAGAAACCATGCACAATGAGACACAAG GAATGCGACGGGTGGAGAAAGGTACTCGGCGGTGGCTGGACCTGCCTACCACTGCTGACTATGCCACAGAGTTGGGTCTGAGACCTCCTGACTACAGCGGGAAGGACACAGAGGTGCCCAGACAGCAACCCCACTACAACCCTATGGCCGAGCTCTCCTCCTTACGTTACgcagtggagggatggaggagtgccTGGAAGATCA AGATCACTTGGCAGAGTGTGACTATTGAAGGGTTGAAGAGGGCCCTTAAAGACCTGCACTACCACGTTCGCCTGTCAGCCATAGCCACTTGTGCATCAGGGGCAGTGAACAGACCGAGGGAAAAGCAACATCCCACAGATGCAG GTCAGTATGGCCGTGTGTGGGACATCCAGCCAGTTCCTCAGGAGCTCCAGCCTCTTCTTCTCCTAGCTCTGGACGACCCTGTGAAGAGAGTTCAGATGGCAGCAGCAGTGTGCCTGTATGCCATGGGGACGCCAGACTCCCGAGCCCGCGTAATCCTCTGCAATGCACTATATCAAG ACTCTGCAAGTGTAGGTGCAGACAGCTGGGTGGCAGCACAGTGCCTGGCCGTGGAGGGGGATTACAGTCGGCCAGTCATTCAGAGACTTCTCTCCCAGCACTTCGTCAGTGAGGTTCACACAGATCATAAACAGTCAGCCGCTCTACTTGCCAGCATCAGTAGCAAGACA ACTCTAGTTCGCTCTCTGCTGGCTGAGGAGTTGAATTGTGCCAACTGGAGGACCAGACTCTTGGCTTGCAACACTATCTCCCAATTGAAAGGACCAATTAATAAG GACCTTGCAAACAAGTTGATCTACCTGATGTGGAATGACTGGAGTGGTAACGTGAAGCAGGCTGCAGCCCAGGCCCTGGGGAAACTAGGAATGGGAAGAGATGTGCACAACGAGCTGAG AATGAAGCTTGAGGAAGGTCCCGCCTCCTGGAGGGTGGAGGCTCTCATCCTCATAGCTCATCTACAGATCATGACCGCCAAGCTGCTGCCACCCTTTCTGAAATGTTTCAATGACAACTTTGTGGCCGTGAGGAAACAGGCCTGTCTGACTGCTGCAGCTCTAATTATGAAGTACAGCATG GTCTTGAATCAGCTGATTCAGCTAACACAGAATGACCCAGCATGGGAGGTTAAAGTTGTTGCAATCAGTG CTTTAGGGAAGATAGGTTGCCTCACGCCGAGCCTCCAGGACCACCTCCTCTGGGCTTTACATCATGAGGAGAAACCCCAGGTACGCATCGCCGCCTGCCAGGCCCTAAAGATCCTTAAAGTGAAGGGACCAGAGCTGCAGAACCTCCTACAGGAGCGGTTTGTTCTGGAACCCCACCCCCAGGTCCATAG GCATATACAGGGGCTCCTCAAAAACTATGGCTACAGTATTGATGGAGACAGGGGCATGGTCCACAAAATCAAAGATCAG GTTCAGAGGCTATGCACCAAGAGCATCATCACAGACAAAGTGCTGTTGATGGAGAAGCTGGAGAACATGTACCAGCAACAGAGGAAGTATCTGGTAAATGAGAGCCGGCCGGACACTACACCAATATCACAGCTGCTGCAGGAACGCTACAACA GAATTAAACATTGCCCTTCCACAGTAAGGCCGACTCACTCCTCAGATTCCTGTGACTCAG TCCTCCTCTAA